Below is a genomic region from Betta splendens chromosome 8, fBetSpl5.4, whole genome shotgun sequence.
TGATGTTTTAGTCACTTTTGAATGCTGGTGGTGCTTTCACTCTAGTGGTAGCATGAGACGTAGTCTACAACCCACACAAGTGGCTCAGGTAGTGCAGCTCATCCAGGTTGGTGCATCAATGACCTGTGGCAAGaaggtttgctgtgtctgtcagcgtaGTGTCCAGAGCATGGAGGTGCTACGAGGAGACAGGCCAGTACATTCGGAGTCTTGGAGAAAGGCCATAGGAGGGCAACAatccagcagcaggaccacTACCTCCGCCTTTGTGCaatgaggaacaggaggagcactTCCAGAGCCCTGCAAAATGACCTCAGCAGGCCACAAACCTGCACCAAGATTGGCAAATTCACCACTGGCATCCTGTGCTCTTCACAGACAAAAGGCTGGTTCACACTGAGCACGTGGCAGATGTGACAGAGTCTGGAGAACGTTCTGCTACCTGCAACATCCTCCAGTATGACCAGTTTGGCAGTGGGTCAGTAATGGTGTGGGATGGCATTTCTTTGGAGGGCTTCCATGTGCTCATCAGAGGCAGCCTGACTGCCATTACGTAACAAGATTAGATCCTCAGACCCCTTGTAATACCATATGCCACTGTGGTTGGCCTTGGGTTCCTCCTAAGGCAACGCAATGCTGGACCTCATATGGCTGGAGTGTGTCAGCAGTTCCTGCAAGACGAAGGCATTGATGCTATGGACTGGTCCGCCCGTTTCTCAGCCCTGATTCCAGTTGAGCACATGTGGGACATCATGTCTCACTCCTTCCATCAGCGTCATGTTGCACTACAGACTGAAGGATGCTTTAGGTCTGAGAGGAGATCCAGCAGCAGACCGTCCATCACCTCATCAATAGTATGTCCAGACGTTGTAGGGAGGTCATACAGGCACATGGAGGCCACACACACCACTGAGCCTCATTCGGTTTGTTTTAAAAAGGACATTACAAAGTTGGATCATTCTGTAGTGTTTTACCACttctattttgtgtgtgtgactccaaATCCAGACCTCCGTGGGCTAATAAATTTGATTTCCTTTGATAATGTTTTGTGATTTTGTTGCCAGCACATTCAActatgaaaacaacaaagtatttaaaaagaatatttcattcattcagatcTAGGATTTGTTATTTTAGTGTTCCCTTTTTTCTTCGAGCAGTGTATAATCAGTAGCAGACTCACCCCCCAGGATTAAGGACTTTGCATTTACCTGCCAGGTTGATGTGGGTGAGGGCCTCTCTCAGGGGGGAGACAGGGGAAGTAAGTGTGTGCACTGTCTGGTCCGTGATGTTCCCGCAGTGACTTAGGTCCAACGCAGTAAGGTGAGGAACGTAGCGCACTAGCAAACGGGATGACGCATCTGTCAGGTCCAGACCGGCCAACCGCAGCTCTGATATGTTCTGGAAACGCCCCACTTTGGTTTCACCATGAGCTTAttggtcagacagacaggaaacacaatcATCAACTCTAAAGTATTACCTCCAATCAGACATAACAGGTTGGCGTGTTTAGTCAGAAATCAGTTTATTCCTCATTCAGACAGATCATTCTGCCCTCTCACCTGTCCTGGTGTCTGGCGGGGGGGCCAACAGCTCCCTCAGGTGCGAGTCTTTAAGGTCCTCTACTCTGCTGACATCCAGCAACTTCAAACAGGGACAGACGGCCTGACACAAAGCAGAGACCGCCAGCCACGGGCAACCGGATACATTCAACTCCAACAGACCTGAAACCAAACATGAAGCTTTGGTAAATGTACAGGTTCGGTCCTGCGTTGTGAAGATCGGGGGAATGGTGGATGGGTTGGACTGATGAGTCAAGAATAGCCCCACATCCATCTTCAGCcagaccatgcaaacacagTTTCTTACCTGGCAGGCGGTTGATTAGCCACATTAACTGCTTCTTAGATATGTTGGTGAATCCTAGGTTGAGGGAAACAGGCTGCCGGCGGATGATACCACTCAGCATCGGAGGTGTGATGGAGCGCTGCCGGCTGAGATCAATCCGAGTCCACAACCGTTTATCACAACACCTGATGATGAACAGACGCAACCGAGAGTTTGTCTTTCACCAGTGAAAACATGTTAAAAGCAGGTGAAAGTCTGCACAGCTCCTCGCTTTTAGAGACttcactttaaaatgttttctaaaaCAGTGTCAGAAACAGACCACAGATCAGTGAAGACAGTTACTTCCAGCCACCTGTTACAAGTGCTTCAAAGTGTGACATTCGCAGTAGCCCTGGTGAAAATGGACGATGGCTAAACTCACCAGCGGCTCCAAGTGCGGCACACCctcatgcagacacacagctcACGGTGGCTCAAGTAGGTGAAGACTCTAAGCCACACGTCACGGGTCATGATATGGGAGGATCCACAGTCGAGAGGCAGACAGCTGGGTTCAGGACAGGCAGGCGGGGGGCGCACCAGGTGTCTCTCCATCTGAACGGGTCGGGGGGGCGAGGGTACAGCCGGAGGGCTGCGTTTCATCATTTGAGAACGGGGAGCAAGACGAGATGGCTGCGAGCACGGAGATGCCGCCATTGCGGACATCATCAGTCCAGCTCCTCCCGGACCTGCGCCCCCTCCCCCATTTGAAGTGGGGAGGGACGAGTTAGACAAGGAGCTGTTGTTCCTGGATGCTGGGTTCTTTGTGTTGCTACGGATCTTGTTGCCACGATTTCCGCTGCTTTTGGTCACTCCCCCACTGTGTCTATGATTGGTCAGTACACCACTGGCATTCTCCTTCTCGCCTCCAACCCCCCCACGTGTCCGTCCATTGCGTGCATCCTGCCCATTGCTGCGCTGCTTCGGCATGAAGCTGTCGTGTTGTGAGGACGAGGTCATCTGATTAGAGGAGAGGGgggacgggggagggagggaggctgaaTTTTTCCTGGTCCTCTCCGATGTGGGGGTGTCCTCATCTTCTCCATCCAGCAACCCTTTCCGTCCTCGTTGAGGCAaagctccctctcctccccctctccgctGTGGCTTGTCAGCCCCTCCttggtcctcctcccgctcctcatcctctcctctacCTCCCTCTCCTTCCGACTCCTCACTGGCACTGAAGCCCAGCTCAGCCAGAcgtcgctctcgctctcgctccctctccctctcgctgcgactcctctctctctctgcccgcCCGCCGCTACTGCCATGAAcaacaggaggaggcgggacaggagaggagggtgagggtgagggtgaggagcCTTCTACCCCCTGCTCCCCCCTCAAGGAGTCGTCAGAGTCGGACTCTGAGTCTGACTCTGAGCtggaggacgacgacgacgaggagTCTGGCCGACGCTCTAGCAGACACATCCTCTTAAAGCGCTCCAGTTTCTCCCTGTGATGGGAGCGCTGGTCTGCACTCGCTGTCCCTCCTGTGCCTCCTCCAGGCtgagaagaggtggaggagcccTGTaatcctcctgcacctcctcctgatGAGGCAGGACCGTTCGACTCCACCACCTCCTGTTTGGGTTTCTGAGAAAGAACAAAGAGGGCGTTAGCAGcaatgtaatgtgtgtgtgtgtgtgtgtgtgtgtgtgtgtgtgtgtgtgtgtgtgtgtgtgtgtgtatatgcgcCACATATATGTGGCAATAACAAGcgatagcaacatcaggaaaaaggaacatgagaaactagagaaataccaagggctcagagagtaactggagaaggcttggaagttgaaggccacagtggtgcctgtggtgatcggagcacttggggcagtgacccccaaactggaggagtggctacaacagatccctggaaaaaaatccgaaatctcagtccagaaaagtgcagtcctaggaacagcaaggatactgcgcagaaccctcaagctccctggcctctggtagaggacccgagcttggaaagtggatgagaccacccgcggagggtgagagtagagtgtatatatatatatatatatatatatatatatatatatatatatatatatatatatatatatatatatatatatatatatagagagagagagagagagagagagagagagagagagagagagagagagagagagagagagagagagagaaagaggcaaggtaatccataTAAATAACTCccttctatctatctatctatctatctatctatctatctatctatctatctatctatctatctgtgctactggaacaagaaagaaatggctaagatgcgagaacagagaactgttggaatgctactactcaagtaaccctagtcagaggggttacatgaaaagaatgtgtggcgaatgggaacggagaaacccacattcaagactgactgcgaagcaactagtagctcagtgttccaacatccacaaacggcaactgctatcacaacttgagattgacgagatacaacacaaatgctacggcaaggtggagccaggacgccaggtcagaggggaggtttcaccatcacCCCAACCaaaaattgggtacgaagccccaatgagcacagatacgctgagagaggcagcgactgacctgaaagataagatcatggcgagattaaacaggcaaccccgaaccccactacaacggctaagtgaagtaccatcagaaagtctcatggaagatgtgaatgcagcattgagagtaatccctaccacaacaatcacagaaaccaatgagctgatatacgcttcagcatcagtgatcctagaggtgcttggctataagagcaaccatgggagccatgagaaacaatacccaccatggaaacgaaggttggaggcaaaaataaaGGCAGCTCGGaaggaagtgagccaaatgacagaggcccagagaggtgcaatgaaaagaccgatgcccaagaggtacagccagatgaccatacctgaagcactcgaaactgccaagcaaaggctacaagccttggccagccgcctaaagagatacaacagagacaacgaagccagacaaataaaccggctgttcgcaacacaacctgcgaaagtgtactctcaatggcagggtaataacagcagagcagacccaccaaggctggaaactgaacagtactggaaaggtatatgggaaagggaggcgtcacacaacagcgatgcacagtggctggtggatctgagggaagaccacagcaacctcccggaacagaatccagtgactatcacagtggcagacatccaacaaagagtctcaggtatgaaaaactggacagcacctggccctgacatgatccacgcctactggctaaagaagctcactgcaatccatgagcgcctggcagcacaaatgaaccagctgctaagggatgggactcaccctgaatggctaaccgaagggcgaatgatcctgataatgaaggatccctcaaagggtacagtcccatccaactaccggccaataacctgtctctccacaacatggaagctcatgtcaggcatcatcgcagctaaaataagtgggcacatgggtcaatacatgagcgaagcacagaagggcattggtaaggacaccagaggagccaaacaccaactcctggttgacagaacagtcgcccaagactgcagagtgcgacacaccaacctgtgcacagcctggatcgactacaagaaagcctatgactcaatgccacacacatggatcactgaatgcttggagctgtagaacatcaacagaactctaagggccttcattgcaaactcgatgaggttgtggagaaccacccttgaagccaatgggaagccacttgcccaagtatccatcaaatgtggcatataccaaggagatgcactgtccccactgctgttctgcataggtctgaaccccctcagccaaataataaacaagactggctatggacaccgactccggaacggggccaccataagtcacctcctctacatggatgacatcaagctgtacgccaagagtgagcgagacatcgactcgctgatccacaccaccaggatctacagctcggacatcgggatgtcattcgggctcgagaaatgtgggaggatggtgacaaagagaggcaaggtaatccacacagaaggggtctcactcccagaaggaacaatagcagacattgaggacaattacaagtaccttggaataccacaggcaaacggcaaccttgaacaggcaacaaggaatgcggtaACAGCCAAATActtccaacgagtaaggcaagtcctaagaagccagctcaatggcaagaacaaatgccaggcaataaacagctacgccctgctagtgatcagataccctgcaggaataataaggtggccaaaggaagagatacagaccacagatgttaagacacgaaagctcctcaccatgcatggagggttccaccccaaatccagcaccctgagactgtacgctagccgcaaggaaggaggccgaggactagtgagcgtgagagccactatccaggatgaaacatccaagatccataagtacatcaaggataaggccccgacagatgacgtgctgagtgaatgtctcaggcagtggagaacaaaggatgagatgctggaagagggac
It encodes:
- the zgc:158376 gene encoding LOW QUALITY PROTEIN: F-box/LRR-repeat protein 19 (The sequence of the model RefSeq protein was modified relative to this genomic sequence to represent the inferred CDS: deleted 1 base in 1 codon): MLFVFMRRSAQRLTRVLVKRRGLQLTCSGMSGSKALGGGARRRRTRCRRCQACMRTECGECNFCKDMKKFGGPGRMKQSCLLRQCTAVEEEEDGLKKQEPVLPHTAVCFACGEAGKEDTVDSEEEKFSLCLMECTICNEIIHPSCLKMGKAEGIINDEIPNCWECPKCHKEGKTSKDQADGSGKRRMDNGAVGRWKLTDDPPPKKKAPPSLDDGGRTEGGHKRKKEKDLPQDSGAKKKMKGGHEKRLKKKPKQEVVESNGPASSGGGAGGLQGSSTSSQPGGGTGGTASADQRSHHREKLERFKRMCLLERRPDSSSSSSSSSESDSESDSDDSLRGEQGVEGSSPSPSPSSPVPPPPVVHGSSGGRAERERSRSERERERERERRLAELGFSASEESEGEGGRGEDEEREEDQGGADKPQRRGGGEGALPQRGRKGLLDGEDEDTPTSERTRKNSASLPPPSPLSSNQMTSSSQHDSFMPKQRSNGQDARNGRTRGGVGGEKENASGVLTNHRHSGGVTKSSGNRGNKIRSNTKNPASRNNSSLSNSSLPTSNGGGGAGPGGAGLMMSAMAASPCSQPSRLAPRSQMMKRSPPAVPSPPRPVQMERHLVRPPPACPEPSCLPLDCGSSHIMTRDVWLRVFTYLSHRELCVCMRVCRTWSRWCCDKRLWTRIDLSRQRSITPPMLSGIIRRQPVSLNLGFTNISKKQLMWLINRLPGLLELNVSGCPWLAVSALCQAVCPCLKLLDVSRVEDLKDSHLRELLAPPPDTRTAHGETKVGRFQNISELRLAGLDLTDASSRLLVRYVPHLTALDLSHCGNITDQTVHTLTSPVSPLREALTHINLAGCAKVTEQCVSLLRRCSSLQTVDLRSCSLLSSEPDSCSPSPPTPPPPPYPFPLPPLPPARLLLHPLPPHALLKTELC